One window from the genome of Rhodohalobacter barkolensis encodes:
- a CDS encoding cell division protein FtsX: protein MSLGYVLKEGVAGLSRARLAAFTSIFSLFVAVLLVGVLSRVGFNAFEVIQILKQQVEVEVFLQNVDDQTTQEIRDRIEQETIVAELSYISRDSASKIFQQDFGIGSDALADLQFLPASFKVKVNENAEIAQIDSLVQQMSDYRGVDEVRFNQALLQTLESRTETLFIIGSSIGAFILFVAMILVFNTIRLTIYAKRDLIRAMKLVGATNSFIRRPFLIEGIFQGVIAGTLAASIIYILFEWVVPQIVPQLGVLSWPFGRWYFLLAAVLLLAIIMGWWGSRWAARKFIRETKVYTTN, encoded by the coding sequence ATGAGCTTGGGATATGTATTAAAAGAAGGAGTAGCCGGATTAAGCCGAGCACGCCTGGCGGCATTTACGTCGATATTTTCACTTTTTGTTGCGGTGCTACTTGTAGGAGTTCTATCAAGGGTTGGTTTTAATGCATTTGAAGTGATACAGATTTTAAAACAGCAGGTGGAAGTTGAAGTTTTTCTGCAAAATGTAGACGATCAGACAACGCAGGAGATCAGAGATAGAATTGAACAAGAGACAATCGTAGCAGAACTTTCTTATATCTCAAGAGACAGCGCCTCGAAAATTTTTCAGCAGGATTTTGGTATCGGCAGTGATGCACTGGCAGACCTTCAGTTTTTACCGGCATCCTTTAAGGTAAAAGTGAATGAGAATGCTGAAATTGCTCAAATTGACTCTCTTGTTCAGCAGATGTCTGACTATCGCGGGGTAGATGAAGTACGATTCAATCAGGCACTGCTACAAACGCTGGAGTCCAGAACGGAGACACTGTTTATCATAGGCAGTTCAATCGGGGCTTTTATCCTTTTTGTGGCCATGATTTTGGTTTTCAACACAATCCGCTTAACAATTTATGCCAAACGCGACCTGATTCGAGCCATGAAATTAGTCGGTGCAACAAACAGCTTTATTCGCCGGCCTTTTCTAATTGAAGGGATTTTCCAGGGTGTGATAGCAGGTACACTTGCTGCCTCAATAATCTATATTCTGTTTGAGTGGGTTGTGCCTCAAATTGTGCCACAGCTGGGAGTACTATCCTGGCCATTTGGAAGATGGTATTTCTTACTGGCGGCCGTTCTTTTACTTGCTATCATCATGGGGTGGTGGGGAAGCCGGTGGGCTGCACGCAAATTTATTAGAGAAACCAAGGTTTATACCACAAATTGA
- a CDS encoding Fur family transcriptional regulator, producing the protein MAHPAQEETITLVKEIFRTYLKERNQRQTPERFMVLEEIYRAEGHFDADDIFFNMKNAGTRVSRATVYNTLDLLIECGLVQRQQFGKNQYYYERSYAYQQHDHMICKECGVVIEFCDPRILEIQKLMEQIHDFNVDGHSLHLFGTCRDEEACQKRKESGDKIKSLKKEEA; encoded by the coding sequence ATGGCACATCCGGCCCAGGAAGAAACAATTACCTTAGTAAAAGAAATTTTCAGAACCTATCTGAAAGAGAGAAACCAGCGTCAAACACCGGAACGGTTTATGGTATTGGAAGAGATCTACCGCGCAGAAGGTCACTTCGACGCAGATGATATCTTTTTCAATATGAAAAATGCGGGCACCCGGGTGTCGAGGGCAACGGTTTATAATACACTGGATCTTTTGATTGAATGCGGTCTCGTACAGCGACAGCAGTTCGGAAAGAATCAATATTACTATGAACGATCGTATGCTTACCAGCAGCACGATCATATGATCTGCAAAGAGTGTGGAGTAGTCATTGAATTTTGTGATCCCAGAATCCTGGAGATTCAAAAGTTAATGGAGCAAATTCATGACTTTAATGTGGACGGACATTCACTTCACCTGTTTGGAACATGCCGAGACGAAGAAGCTTGCCAAAAGAGAAAAGAGAGCGGTGATAAGATCAAATCATTAAAAAAGGAAGAAGCTTAA
- the pyrE gene encoding orotate phosphoribosyltransferase, with the protein MVEETHTINKIVDKNFARELAKHLLEIDAVILRPNDPFTWSSGWNSPIYCDNRLTLRYPKIRKKISKALVDIINQDFSDVEVITGTATAGIPHAAWVAENLDKPLAYVRAKAKAYGLGNQIEGGVDKGQSTIVIEDLISTGGSAVSVIEALQFIGADVRGVLSIFTYGFQAAIDQFAKLDIPVYCLTDYATLIEVALEESYIKESDLKMLNAWRENPAEWPK; encoded by the coding sequence ATGGTAGAAGAAACACATACAATAAATAAAATCGTAGATAAAAACTTTGCCAGGGAACTGGCCAAGCATCTACTTGAAATTGACGCTGTAATCCTGCGGCCTAATGACCCTTTCACGTGGTCATCCGGTTGGAATTCACCGATATATTGCGATAACCGGCTAACATTACGCTATCCAAAAATCAGAAAAAAGATTTCAAAAGCTTTAGTCGATATCATAAATCAGGATTTTAGTGATGTAGAAGTTATTACCGGCACGGCAACGGCCGGAATTCCTCATGCCGCATGGGTTGCAGAAAATCTGGATAAACCACTGGCTTATGTTCGTGCAAAAGCAAAAGCCTACGGTTTAGGCAATCAGATTGAAGGTGGTGTCGACAAAGGTCAGTCTACCATTGTCATCGAAGATTTGATCTCAACCGGCGGTTCCGCGGTTTCCGTTATTGAAGCCCTACAGTTTATTGGTGCCGACGTTCGTGGAGTGTTAAGCATATTTACCTATGGCTTTCAGGCTGCCATCGATCAATTTGCAAAATTAGACATTCCGGTATATTGCCTTACAGACTACGCAACACTTATCGAAGTGGCCCTTGAAGAGAGTTATATCAAAGAGAGTGATCTGAAAATGTTGAATGCCTGGAGAGAAAATCCGGCGGAATGGCCAAAATAA
- a CDS encoding DUF1499 domain-containing protein, producing MSKRNRNKKFRYLLSGFILLTLMALIFPLQGSRPSNFTSDADHHKQIEPCPDSPNCTLVSKTYSQETETLFPAVSDVLKNLDPYQLSLISDEHRIEAVFKIPLFGFKDDVHILVETKPSGSILHIRSASRVGHSDLGVNRRRVKQILDKIEATLNHSN from the coding sequence GTGAGCAAGCGTAACCGAAATAAGAAGTTCAGATATTTACTATCCGGATTCATACTCTTGACTCTCATGGCTTTGATTTTCCCACTCCAGGGTTCTCGTCCGTCCAATTTTACATCCGATGCCGATCATCATAAACAGATTGAGCCTTGCCCCGATTCCCCAAATTGCACATTGGTTTCCAAAACCTATTCTCAGGAAACAGAGACACTATTTCCTGCTGTATCAGATGTTCTAAAAAACCTGGATCCATATCAGCTCAGTTTAATCTCTGATGAGCATCGAATTGAAGCTGTTTTTAAAATTCCTCTCTTCGGCTTTAAAGATGACGTACATATTCTTGTAGAAACAAAACCGAGTGGATCCATACTCCATATCCGAAGTGCAAGCAGGGTTGGACACTCCGACCTGGGGGTAAACAGACGCAGAGTAAAACAGATTCTGGACAAAATTGAAGCAACTCTTAACCATTCTAATTAA
- a CDS encoding TIGR00730 family Rossman fold protein: MNICVYCGSSPGKNNVIIDQAKAFGRSLAEKNHNLIYGGSSLGIMGAIADAVMVNGGEVIGVIPENLFSKEVAHRGITRLITVKDMHQRKSHMAELADAFVAYPGGFGTMEELFEIITWNQIGILNKPVTIMNIDGYYDPLIEMIDHAVETGFIKPANRKIVQVAETINQCFEFCEQA, encoded by the coding sequence ATGAACATCTGCGTCTATTGTGGGTCATCACCCGGAAAGAACAATGTTATCATTGATCAAGCCAAAGCATTTGGGAGAAGTCTGGCCGAAAAAAATCATAACCTCATTTATGGCGGATCCTCCCTGGGAATAATGGGTGCCATAGCTGATGCAGTTATGGTAAATGGTGGAGAGGTGATTGGGGTAATCCCTGAAAATCTATTCAGCAAAGAAGTGGCTCACCGTGGAATTACCCGATTGATCACCGTTAAGGATATGCATCAGAGAAAATCTCATATGGCTGAACTCGCTGACGCATTTGTGGCCTATCCCGGAGGGTTTGGCACGATGGAAGAGCTCTTTGAGATTATTACATGGAATCAGATTGGAATCTTAAATAAACCCGTCACCATAATGAATATTGACGGATACTATGATCCGTTGATTGAAATGATAGATCATGCCGTAGAAACCGGTTTTATTAAACCTGCCAATCGAAAAATAGTGCAAGTTGCCGAAACGATAAATCAATGTTTCGAGTTTTGTGAGCAAGCGTAA
- a CDS encoding cysteine desulfurase family protein, giving the protein MDPVYFDNAATTPVDKEVLETMLPYFNSQFGNADAAHQIGRNCKVAVEDAREKVAKLLNAEPSEIIFTSGGTESDNAAIKGVFSALGPAGKTEIITSPIEHHAVTHPAEALKRQGAKIIYLKPNSDGVITAQQVKDAITDKTAIVSLMHVNNEIGSINPIKEIADVCKEAGVPFHSDTVQSIGKIPVDVKEIGLNMLSISAHKLYGPKGIGILYVKNGTPWIPWLQGGSQERRRRGGTSNVPGVVGLAKAMELSIENMDSNTGKFRKLRSSLLEGLKDKFPNQFVINGPENEGVPHILNIGFKSNTDQGLDGEMLLLNLDIEGICVSNGSACTSGATEPSHVLLEVAKNEALANSSIRISFGKQNNAEEVAFFLDKLEGVLDRMLKVAS; this is encoded by the coding sequence ATGGACCCTGTCTATTTTGATAACGCCGCCACCACTCCGGTTGACAAAGAAGTTCTCGAAACAATGCTGCCCTACTTCAACTCTCAGTTTGGGAATGCAGATGCTGCCCACCAGATTGGCCGGAACTGCAAAGTTGCTGTAGAAGACGCAAGGGAGAAAGTTGCCAAACTCTTAAATGCGGAACCATCTGAAATTATTTTCACCAGCGGCGGTACCGAAAGTGATAACGCTGCCATTAAAGGTGTTTTTTCCGCACTGGGTCCGGCCGGAAAAACGGAGATTATCACATCTCCAATCGAGCACCACGCCGTTACACATCCGGCCGAAGCTTTAAAAAGGCAAGGCGCTAAAATCATTTATCTGAAGCCAAATAGTGACGGAGTTATCACGGCGCAACAAGTAAAGGACGCCATTACCGACAAGACAGCTATCGTCTCCCTGATGCACGTCAATAATGAAATCGGATCGATCAACCCAATTAAAGAGATTGCTGACGTTTGTAAGGAAGCAGGCGTCCCCTTCCATTCCGATACGGTTCAAAGTATCGGTAAAATTCCGGTCGACGTAAAAGAAATTGGCCTGAATATGCTCAGTATCAGTGCTCACAAACTTTATGGTCCAAAGGGAATTGGCATACTCTATGTGAAAAACGGCACCCCCTGGATTCCCTGGCTGCAGGGTGGCTCTCAGGAGCGACGCCGGCGTGGAGGAACTTCTAATGTACCCGGAGTAGTGGGCCTCGCCAAAGCGATGGAGCTGAGTATTGAAAACATGGATTCCAATACCGGAAAATTCCGGAAACTAAGGTCATCACTACTTGAAGGACTTAAAGATAAGTTCCCCAATCAATTTGTGATTAACGGCCCCGAAAATGAAGGTGTTCCACACATCTTAAACATCGGATTTAAATCCAACACGGATCAGGGACTGGATGGAGAGATGTTACTTTTGAACCTGGATATTGAGGGTATTTGTGTCTCTAATGGGTCGGCATGCACATCAGGGGCAACTGAGCCTTCACATGTTCTACTTGAAGTTGCGAAAAATGAAGCCCTGGCCAACTCCAGTATTCGTATCAGCTTTGGCAAACAGAATAACGCAGAGGAGGTTGCATTCTTTCTGGACAAACTGGAAGGTGTTCTCGATCGAATGTTAAAGGTAGCGTCCTGA
- a CDS encoding competence/damage-inducible protein A, translating to MKKAHIISIGNELLIGDTVNTNASWLGGLLTEQGFYVEQVSTIPDSYDLIFGNVKSSLVEAKVTIVTGGLGPTHDDITKKVMVDLFDTELIENNEVLDFIKSIFKRRGFEFSRSNAAQAWVPKNCDVLFNNKGTAPGMWFEEQGNILVVLPGVPTEMKFLMEERVIPKLHEKFPDREAWATQYFKTSGVPESTLSDHIGDLNEFENNGVGVAYLPGVSGVTIRISANGLDVKQAEGKLETLKNYLYDKVGAVIFGEGKNLTLEAVTGKLLSDNKLTIATAESCTGGLLSSKITDIPGSSVYMKGGIVAYANEIKEGFLKVSKKDLEKSGAVSKIVALQMAKGVAEAMNADIGVSATGIAGPDGGTPDKPVGTVWMGFWIKGDHFALKTVLSNDRLLNKERTVMIILETIRRRLLKLEELPYQLKPQTV from the coding sequence ATGAAAAAAGCGCATATAATTTCTATTGGAAATGAACTTCTGATTGGAGACACGGTCAACACGAATGCATCGTGGTTAGGCGGACTGTTGACAGAGCAGGGTTTTTATGTTGAACAGGTGTCCACAATCCCTGACAGTTACGATCTTATTTTTGGTAATGTAAAAAGCTCATTGGTTGAAGCAAAAGTAACGATTGTGACCGGAGGCCTCGGCCCTACACACGACGATATCACCAAAAAAGTAATGGTTGATCTTTTCGATACGGAACTGATCGAAAACAACGAAGTTCTCGATTTCATAAAGTCGATCTTTAAAAGGCGTGGTTTTGAATTCAGCCGGTCAAATGCAGCGCAGGCATGGGTCCCAAAGAATTGTGATGTACTATTCAACAATAAAGGCACAGCTCCGGGAATGTGGTTTGAGGAGCAGGGAAATATTTTAGTCGTTTTACCGGGAGTTCCAACAGAAATGAAGTTTTTGATGGAAGAAAGAGTGATCCCTAAACTCCATGAAAAGTTTCCCGATCGAGAAGCATGGGCTACACAATACTTTAAAACCTCCGGAGTGCCGGAAAGCACACTCAGCGATCATATTGGTGATCTTAACGAATTTGAAAACAATGGCGTTGGAGTTGCTTATTTACCGGGTGTATCCGGGGTTACAATTCGAATCAGTGCAAATGGATTGGATGTTAAACAGGCAGAGGGTAAACTCGAGACCCTTAAGAACTATCTTTATGATAAAGTAGGAGCCGTAATTTTTGGTGAGGGAAAAAACCTTACACTGGAGGCGGTGACCGGTAAATTGTTAAGCGATAATAAACTGACAATTGCCACTGCAGAAAGTTGTACCGGTGGACTTTTATCCAGTAAAATAACAGATATTCCGGGAAGCAGTGTCTACATGAAAGGCGGAATTGTAGCCTATGCAAACGAGATTAAAGAGGGGTTTTTGAAGGTATCAAAAAAAGATTTAGAGAAATCCGGTGCGGTTAGTAAAATTGTAGCTTTGCAAATGGCCAAAGGTGTGGCCGAAGCTATGAATGCCGATATTGGCGTTTCGGCAACCGGAATTGCAGGACCCGACGGAGGGACTCCGGACAAACCGGTAGGCACGGTATGGATGGGTTTCTGGATTAAAGGGGATCACTTTGCACTAAAAACGGTTCTCAGTAATGACCGGTTACTCAACAAGGAGCGGACGGTTATGATTATACTTGAAACGATTCGAAGAAGACTACTGAAGCTGGAAGAGCTGCCATATCAACTGAAACCTCAGACGGTTTGA
- a CDS encoding putative porin codes for MIYLLAIWTAFSFSVQDTIPPVQQDTLPEPAVMDTIPDSTYADSTLIEEPEPEIPDTVYVWKYKMQQTMDVAETDSSLRWINMVNLFDRFYGKSGAITYRTGTAGRPDGLELHSFETRHLNMELEGMSINDPLTGAVHWNRIPIRKIKEYREADYGASYYGQIRLIDHYLTQPRTYLNFDESKYNYRNLDFVFTQNFRSDTNLELSFWDRRDGGSYNRSDVEGRQAAVRVYHQLSNRWLLKTMYLNNAIDREESFGYIVNDPLLFTFNRFVETPIENNASSNQTSSDIYLKAQYRPDINSAVRTEFGLHYQTNKWSLEYSADSLSTDFKQTELFVRQNLTYGGTDLTVQGSANWLSESTNRNLSKSNWLGGRAKADLNSRLLSWLNIQGYAVSEYWDDSRFSSELSGRVTFFPDSRITLSGFGGVMNRAPDLQSLYWISDIYDGNSQLQNEQELTMGGSAEVRVLDWLSTGVRGDFRLNENSIFVDDENRFTNIDPYTHLSGTGWIGLDSRLFEGELSAVYKKFLNDSENPINQQLELSGDRIWLKGNLYWKSYLFDRATFVTAGVSGVFSPQAFSTAEYITPLNRWQHGTNPTVNPSYHRMDVDISARIRWFMLLLKWENVLDGVNQPGYFESTGYPMPERRFRLGLRILFTN; via the coding sequence TTGATCTATTTGTTAGCAATATGGACGGCGTTCAGTTTTTCTGTACAGGATACTATTCCGCCTGTTCAACAGGATACCCTGCCAGAACCGGCCGTAATGGATACCATTCCTGATTCTACGTATGCGGATTCCACCCTGATCGAAGAACCCGAACCGGAAATTCCGGATACTGTATATGTCTGGAAATACAAGATGCAACAAACCATGGATGTTGCAGAAACGGACAGTAGTCTTCGATGGATTAATATGGTGAATCTGTTTGATCGCTTTTACGGGAAGAGCGGAGCAATAACCTACAGAACCGGTACTGCCGGTCGGCCGGACGGGCTGGAACTGCACTCATTTGAAACCAGACACCTGAATATGGAGCTGGAAGGGATGAGTATCAATGATCCGCTGACCGGCGCTGTTCACTGGAATCGAATTCCAATTCGAAAGATCAAGGAGTACAGAGAAGCAGATTATGGGGCTTCATATTACGGTCAAATTCGATTGATTGATCACTATTTAACGCAACCCCGAACCTATCTGAATTTTGACGAGAGTAAATACAATTATCGTAATCTCGATTTTGTGTTTACCCAAAATTTTCGATCCGATACCAACCTGGAGTTGTCATTCTGGGACAGAAGAGATGGTGGCAGTTACAATCGATCTGATGTTGAAGGCAGGCAGGCTGCCGTGCGGGTTTATCATCAACTCTCGAATCGATGGCTCCTGAAAACCATGTATCTTAATAATGCAATCGATCGGGAAGAATCATTTGGCTATATAGTGAATGACCCTCTGCTTTTTACGTTTAACCGGTTTGTTGAAACACCGATTGAAAATAATGCGTCTTCCAATCAAACATCGAGCGATATCTATTTAAAGGCGCAATATCGACCTGATATTAACAGTGCTGTACGAACGGAGTTCGGGCTTCACTATCAAACCAATAAATGGTCGCTAGAATATTCGGCGGACTCGCTTTCAACGGATTTTAAACAGACCGAACTATTTGTACGTCAGAATTTAACTTATGGAGGTACAGATCTTACAGTTCAGGGAAGTGCTAACTGGCTGAGTGAATCGACCAATAGGAATCTTTCAAAAAGCAACTGGCTTGGTGGCCGAGCCAAAGCCGATCTGAATAGCCGTTTATTATCCTGGTTAAACATTCAGGGTTATGCGGTAAGTGAGTACTGGGATGATAGTCGTTTTAGTTCTGAACTGTCGGGAAGAGTCACGTTTTTCCCGGATAGCCGAATTACGCTCTCCGGATTTGGCGGTGTGATGAACAGAGCTCCTGATTTACAGTCTCTCTATTGGATTTCAGATATTTATGATGGAAATTCCCAGCTTCAAAATGAGCAGGAACTCACGATGGGTGGGTCAGCAGAAGTTCGGGTTTTGGATTGGCTCAGTACAGGTGTAAGAGGTGACTTTCGTTTGAATGAAAACAGTATATTTGTTGATGATGAGAACCGTTTTACCAATATTGATCCATATACTCATTTGAGTGGAACCGGATGGATTGGCCTGGACAGCCGGCTGTTCGAAGGTGAGTTATCAGCGGTGTATAAAAAGTTTTTGAATGATTCAGAAAATCCGATCAATCAGCAACTGGAATTATCCGGAGATCGAATTTGGTTGAAAGGAAATCTGTACTGGAAAAGCTATCTTTTTGATAGGGCAACATTTGTAACGGCAGGTGTTTCAGGAGTTTTTTCACCACAGGCATTTAGTACGGCAGAGTATATCACACCGCTGAATCGATGGCAGCACGGAACAAATCCTACAGTAAATCCTTCCTATCACAGAATGGATGTGGATATATCGGCACGAATAAGATGGTTTATGTTGTTGTTAAAGTGGGAAAATGTACTTGACGGTGTGAATCAGCCGGGCTACTTTGAGTCGACCGGTTACCCCATGCCCGAACGTCGTTTTCGATTGGGACTTAGAATATTATTTACAAATTAG
- the pgsA gene encoding CDP-diacylglycerol--glycerol-3-phosphate 3-phosphatidyltransferase: MEKLPNILSTLRMGMAPIFLLLFIQEDLLLRGISLVVFAVAAITDALDGYYARRYDVESEYGIFMDPLADKFLTFAGFVCLPFLDPTQFPWWAVAVIVFRDLSITGLRIYTKRKNITLQTRKTAKIKTAIQMGYLYVALLFGFLLLFDGAVGRFVLNIYSLDLFFWGMVVVVLITVYSGIEYLFVNRSLFKSSPVS, from the coding sequence GTGGAAAAATTACCAAACATACTCAGCACCTTGAGAATGGGCATGGCGCCCATTTTTTTGCTTCTTTTTATTCAGGAAGACCTCCTGCTTCGCGGTATCAGTTTAGTCGTTTTTGCTGTAGCGGCAATTACTGATGCGCTTGACGGGTACTATGCCCGGCGTTATGATGTTGAGAGTGAGTATGGAATTTTCATGGATCCATTGGCGGATAAATTTTTAACGTTTGCCGGATTTGTATGCCTTCCCTTCCTCGATCCTACCCAGTTTCCCTGGTGGGCAGTTGCAGTCATTGTTTTTCGGGATCTCTCCATTACCGGTCTGAGAATTTATACTAAACGGAAAAACATTACCCTTCAAACCAGAAAAACCGCTAAGATTAAAACCGCTATCCAGATGGGCTACCTCTATGTGGCTCTGCTATTTGGTTTTCTGCTACTGTTTGATGGAGCCGTAGGCAGGTTTGTGCTGAATATCTACAGCCTGGATCTCTTTTTCTGGGGAATGGTTGTTGTTGTTCTAATTACCGTCTATTCAGGGATTGAGTATCTGTTTGTAAACCGATCTCTGTTTAAGAGTTCTCCCGTATCATGA
- a CDS encoding AMP-dependent synthetase/ligase translates to MPTLVAFETLTELYQNLVQKYENSLKTAFAFKPAPDADYKTVTWSTVRDDVNALASYLIDFGIEKDDRVAILSENRYEWAIVDLAIQMVGAINVSLYTTLPPKQCEFILKDSEAKLFFVSTGIQLKKAVEVFDNCPDLKHVVAFDEPKVQKYMENDFVSLFDTVCVDGVKSEPKNSETIKKRALEAEPENVATLIYTSGTTGNPKGAMLTHRNIVSNVKSAHEAISIGETDRCLSFLPLCHSFERTGGYYAMMAGGAEIYYAESVDTVAKNMLEVHPTIVISVPRLFEKIYNLVMSNVKEGSAIQQSIFEWALDIGKRYWQGERGLISMQKKIADKLVFDKLKQRTGGNIRFFVSGGAALPADIGTFFMSAGLNILEGYGLTETSPVMCCNRYGEEEMGTVGKVINGVTVGIQRLEDSKIIAQLSGEDYPSDLTSEEGEILNRGPNTMKGYWKNEEATNEMIDKEGWLHTGDVGKFENGRLKITDRIKHMIVNAGGKNIYPGPIEDMFKTSPWIDQLVVVGEKRSYMAALIVPDFEAIEKYAKQNDIKYSGIEELLQNEAVQNLYNKEIRSFSKELASHEKLRDFRLIPNEFTVETGELTPTLKVKRRIIEKKYGHLIEDIFEGDQA, encoded by the coding sequence ATGCCAACGCTCGTTGCTTTTGAAACTCTGACGGAACTCTATCAAAATCTAGTTCAAAAATACGAAAATTCTCTTAAAACTGCTTTTGCTTTTAAACCGGCACCTGATGCCGATTATAAAACGGTTACCTGGAGTACGGTACGCGACGATGTGAATGCATTGGCCAGTTATTTGATCGATTTTGGCATCGAAAAAGATGACCGTGTAGCCATTTTGAGTGAGAACCGGTACGAGTGGGCAATTGTAGACCTGGCAATTCAGATGGTAGGTGCAATCAATGTTTCTCTTTATACAACTCTGCCTCCTAAACAGTGTGAATTTATTCTGAAAGATTCCGAGGCAAAATTGTTCTTTGTGTCAACCGGTATCCAGCTGAAAAAAGCGGTAGAGGTTTTTGATAACTGTCCGGACCTGAAGCATGTGGTGGCATTTGATGAGCCAAAAGTACAGAAGTATATGGAGAATGATTTTGTTTCACTCTTTGATACAGTCTGTGTTGATGGCGTTAAGTCTGAGCCTAAAAATAGTGAGACAATTAAAAAACGGGCATTGGAAGCAGAACCTGAAAATGTAGCCACGCTCATCTATACTTCAGGAACAACGGGGAATCCGAAAGGGGCGATGCTCACTCACAGAAATATTGTTAGTAATGTAAAATCGGCTCACGAGGCGATTAGTATTGGCGAGACTGACCGCTGTTTGTCGTTTTTGCCGCTCTGCCACTCTTTTGAGAGAACAGGCGGATACTACGCGATGATGGCGGGAGGAGCCGAGATCTATTACGCAGAAAGCGTGGATACGGTAGCCAAGAATATGCTGGAGGTTCATCCAACAATTGTAATTAGTGTGCCACGGCTCTTTGAAAAGATCTACAACCTAGTGATGAGTAATGTGAAAGAGGGTTCGGCTATTCAGCAATCCATTTTTGAGTGGGCACTGGATATTGGTAAACGATACTGGCAGGGCGAGCGCGGGTTAATTAGTATGCAAAAGAAAATTGCTGATAAACTGGTTTTTGACAAACTAAAACAGCGTACCGGCGGAAATATTCGATTTTTCGTATCCGGTGGAGCTGCACTTCCGGCCGATATTGGTACATTTTTCATGTCAGCCGGCTTAAATATTCTGGAAGGATACGGATTGACTGAAACCTCACCGGTGATGTGTTGTAACCGATATGGTGAAGAGGAGATGGGTACCGTGGGTAAGGTTATCAATGGCGTAACTGTGGGTATTCAGCGCCTGGAGGATAGCAAGATTATAGCGCAGCTGAGCGGAGAAGATTACCCCTCAGATCTAACATCTGAAGAGGGTGAGATTCTAAATCGAGGCCCGAACACAATGAAAGGCTACTGGAAAAATGAGGAAGCCACAAATGAGATGATTGATAAGGAGGGTTGGCTGCATACCGGTGATGTGGGTAAGTTTGAAAACGGTCGCCTGAAAATCACCGATCGAATTAAGCATATGATTGTAAATGCCGGGGGTAAGAATATCTACCCGGGACCTATTGAAGATATGTTTAAAACAAGTCCATGGATTGATCAGTTGGTAGTTGTAGGGGAGAAACGAAGTTATATGGCTGCCCTGATAGTTCCGGACTTTGAAGCTATTGAAAAGTATGCCAAACAGAACGATATCAAATATTCAGGAATTGAAGAGCTTCTTCAAAATGAAGCTGTTCAAAATCTTTACAACAAAGAGATCCGTTCCTTTTCCAAGGAGCTTGCCTCACATGAGAAGCTGCGTGATTTTAGGTTGATTCCCAACGAATTCACTGTTGAAACGGGAGAGCTGACTCCGACTCTGAAAGTGAAAAGAAGAATTATTGAGAAGAAATACGGTCACCTGATCGAAGATATTTTCGAAGGAGATCAAGCCTGA
- a CDS encoding phosphatidylglycerophosphatase A: MRLLKLTLGTFFGSGLLPKAPGTWGSLFTLPFIYAAYLIHPVFGIAGFAVIASLISLWSTDVCVGKYGDDPGQFVIDETAGQTMVFIFTAFHYDTTANLILLFAGFIIFRLFDIFKPLGIVRLEKLPGKIGILADDLAAGVYALICLELLKSLLGSLLI; encoded by the coding sequence ATGAGATTACTCAAACTTACGCTTGGTACATTTTTTGGTTCCGGTCTACTTCCAAAAGCTCCCGGTACATGGGGCAGCCTCTTCACTCTGCCGTTTATTTATGCTGCATATTTAATTCATCCTGTTTTTGGTATTGCCGGATTTGCAGTAATTGCATCACTTATTTCACTGTGGAGTACGGATGTCTGTGTAGGTAAGTATGGTGACGATCCGGGGCAATTTGTGATCGATGAGACGGCCGGCCAAACCATGGTATTTATCTTTACAGCTTTCCATTATGATACCACAGCCAATTTAATTCTACTGTTCGCCGGTTTTATCATCTTTCGGCTCTTTGATATTTTCAAACCGTTGGGAATCGTTCGATTAGAGAAATTGCCCGGAAAAATTGGTATATTAGCCGATGATTTAGCAGCAGGTGTATATGCACTTATATGTTTAGAGCTGCTAAAATCATTATTGGGATCACTTCTGATTTAA